The region GAGGATCAGCCAACTCTTCCCATCGATACCGCAACCAGCAGCAATGCCTCTCTCTCTGAGAACTCCTGGTCGCCGGATGCATCACGCCTCGAGGCCTTGGCCGAGTTTGCCGCCGGTGCCGGTCACGAGATCAACAACCCTCTGGCAACGATCCTCGGGCGAGTGCAACTGCTGCTCCCTGGTGAATCGCACCCGGATCGTCGCAAACATCTCGAAACGATCATGTCGCAGACACTGCGTATTCGGGACATGATTGGCGACCTGATGCTCTTTGCACGGCCCCCTGCACCACAGCGCGCTCTTGTCGATGTGAAGCAACTTGTTGAAACTGTCTGCCTTAAACAAAAACCGGAGATTCAGATTGCTGGCTGCGAACTCGAATTCACCAGTGAGCTTCTGGAAACCACTCCTGAAGGGCACAGCGAAACTGGAAAGTTCCTGGCGTTTATCGATCGACACCAACTCTCCATTGTCGTGGCAGAACTCCTGCGAAATGCCCGCCAGGCGATGAAAGAAAATGGTGGCGTGATCCGAGTCTATCTTTCCCGAATAACAGATGGCTTACCACAACTCCAACTGATCGTCGCTGATACCGGGCGCGGCTTCTCAGCGCTGGATCAGCAGCACGCTTTCGATCCTTTCTACTCGGGTCGGCAAGCGGGTCGTGGAATTGGGTTTGGCCTGTGCAAAGTATGGCAGATCGTCCGTCAGCATCACGGAACGATTGCCATCGACTCTCAGCCAGAAGGCCCGACGAGCATCACCATTACGATACCCGTCGAAGAACCGATGGAACCATGATCATTCCGTCAACCACCTGGCAATGACCTCGATCATCGCACCCGATCAGTTCTTGAGTTCAAAGTT is a window of Planctopirus limnophila DSM 3776 DNA encoding:
- a CDS encoding sensor histidine kinase — protein: MNDEDQPTLPIDTATSSNASLSENSWSPDASRLEALAEFAAGAGHEINNPLATILGRVQLLLPGESHPDRRKHLETIMSQTLRIRDMIGDLMLFARPPAPQRALVDVKQLVETVCLKQKPEIQIAGCELEFTSELLETTPEGHSETGKFLAFIDRHQLSIVVAELLRNARQAMKENGGVIRVYLSRITDGLPQLQLIVADTGRGFSALDQQHAFDPFYSGRQAGRGIGFGLCKVWQIVRQHHGTIAIDSQPEGPTSITITIPVEEPMEP